Part of the Thermococcus barossii genome is shown below.
GCACGTCCCCGTTATAGAGTACGAGAAGGACGGCGACCTCGTGAAGGTCGAGGTCAGCGTCGGAAAGGAGATACCGCACCCGAACACCCCGGAGCACCACATAGCATGGATAGAGCTCTACTTCCACCCCGAGGGGGAGAACTTCCCGGTTCTCGTCGGCAGGGTTGCCTTCACCAACCACAGCGACCCGCTGACCGAGCCGAGGGCGGTCTTCTTCTTCAGAACCCAGAAGAAGGGTAAACTTTACGCGCTCAGCTACTGCAACATCCACGGCCTCTGGGAGAACGAGGTCGCACTCGAGTGATTCCCGTGCCCCAACCCCCTTCTTTTATATCTTACCACTTTTATCCGGAAGGTTTATCTATGCTGGGAGCAATTTTAATGCATCACTGGATGGATGCCTAAAAGATGAGGGAACCTTGGTATGATGTAATAATGAGCGTTAGTGGGGTCTTGATTCTCGCTGGTATTGTCCTTACATGGATGGTACGCCGGAAGATAGAGCGAGTGACCGGCGAATCGAAAACGTCCTCCCTCCTGTTGCTTATTGGGGGGCTGTTAACCTCGCTGGGCTTTTCACTCGGTGTGCTCAACGGTCGGAACATGAGCCAGGCAATGCTCACACTGATACTAATCGGTCCCGCCATGATAGGCTATGCCCTCTACGACATGGGCTTTAAAGGTGTGAGCGTGAGGTTGCTCCTCCAGAGCGTTGCCCTGATGCTCAGCCTACTCGGTGCAGGACATTACTCCACTGTGACTGTTGACATAGCCTACGTGGGGCCGTTTCTGGCGGTTCTGCTTCTGATGAACGCCCAGATAATGGTAACCGAAGGGAACAGAAGACGGCTCCTGGTGGCCGCTTCCTGGATGATCGTGATCTTCTCGTGGACCCGCTACTGGCTGGACGATACCTCCGGGCTGGTCAAAGCGCTTATAGTTGCCCCCTACTTCCTATCGGTCCTTATGTGGGTTGCCGTTCTGGTATCAATGTACATTTCAGTTTCTCCGGACTACCTTCCCATACCCAGAAGTGGCCAGGAAGGCTTATAACTGGACACGAGAAAGGCCTTTAGGTGAGAAAAATGAAGGTTTACATGCCGGGCAGGGAATGGCCGGAGCACTACCGGGTGGTTCTGGACGAGCTGGCCAAGATAACCGACCCAGTTACCGGAGGCGATATTCTTGACTCCGGTGTCATCGCGGGACTGGAGGTTGGAGAAGACACCCTGAAGGTCTGGCTCAACTTCGAGAGCCACGCCGAGTACAACCTGACGGGGGCGAGCGCGATAGCGTACTCCAAGATTATCGGCGATATCATCGAGCGCTTCGCCCTCGTGAAGTTCCAGAACGTCTACGTCTACGACCTCAAGAACAACCCCGTTGGAGTGTTTGAGAACAAAAAGGGCTACACCATCGAAGACATAAGTCAGGAGAAGGTCTGAGAGTTGAGCCTTTTTAACTTTCTCAGACCCCAAAAAACACCAAAACGAGGTCCGAGGAACCTTCCACCGGAGGTTTCCGAAGTTGTTAGGATCCTGGAAAAGGTAAAGGACCCCGAAACAGGGCTGAACATCGTGGAAGAGGGTCTTCTCTACGGTTTAACGGTAAAAGAAAACACCGTTGAGGTTTTTCTTTTAATGGCCCGTGCAACACCGGAGTGCCATGCATGCCAGATGCTGGCCATCAACGTTCAAAGCAAGATTTTGGACGGCATAGTTTCCGTTCTAAGGCGGGAAGGGTTTAATAAGATAAAGGTCTACAATGAACTTGGACTGTTGCTTGCGGAGGGATGATGTATGCTTCCAGAGCTTGAAGAGGGGCTCCCCCTCGAAAGGGTTAAGGAGTTCTCCCTTGAGGAGCTCCTCGGCATGGCCATAAAGGCTGAGATAGGCGCCAGAAAGTTCTACGAGAGCCTCGCGGAGAGGGTAGAAATTGAGGCCCTGAAAGAGAAGATAGAGTGGTTAGCAGGGGAGGAAGCCAAACACGAGACACTGCTCAGGAAGATGTACGAGACCATGTTCCCGGGAAAGGAGATTGTTTATCCAAAGGAGCACATAGGGCCCGAGCTGAAGCCGGTCGCGAGAGAGCTGAGCGGTGTCCAGGACATCATAGACCTGATACGATGGGCGATGAAGGCGGAGGAGATAGCGGCACGTTTCTACGAGGAACTTGAAGAAATGGTCGATTCGGAGGACAGGAAGAGGGCTTATGCGCTATCTCAGCGACATGGAGAAGGGCCACTACTACACTCTCAGAGCGGAGTACGAGCTTCTCCTTGACTGGGAGATGTACAGCCAGATGATGCACGTCGGTCCGTGATTTGGTCCCTTTTCTTCGTCCTGATTTTCAAATTCCTTCATGTTTCCACTATTCAAATGGAATGGAATACTTCGGACGTAAAACTTATAAGTATACCACACAATGGCAGTAGAAAGCGAGGGATTCAAATGACAACGAACCTCGAATTGTTTATAGTGTTTGTCAAACTCGGCATGACCCTCGTATTTCTGAGAGCGTTTATCAAGAGTAAGAGAAGATCAGCCCTCCTTCTGTCCCTTGGGTGGCTGACGAGCGCCACGCTACCAGCGAGAATCCCCAGCTTTTACGGGATTCAGATAGCTCCGATTTTAATGGGCGTCGCCACATCCTTCACACTCCTTGGAATACTGCTTTTGGTCGAGGAGGAAACCGGAAGACGGTCACCCCTCGCTATGCATGTGACCTTACCCATCATACCTGCGGCATACGGTACACTCGAAGCCACAATGAGTAGGAGCTGTGCCAACACCTATGCGGTTTCAGGGGCCCTGCTCCTAATCGGAGGCGTTGTCCTCATAGAATTCCTCTCACGGTACTACCACGAGAGAGCCAAGCTCTTTGGGATGGTTATTGTTATATCGGGAATGGCGAGTATGGTGTATCCCCTGATATATTTTAACGGCTTCATCTCTGATGACATGGTGGTATACTCGGCAGCACTCTTGGCTGTTCTAACGGCATACGCATACTATGAGCTCATATACAGCAGACGGTTCTTAGCCGTGGACAAAATCAGGTCCGAGGATGGCCTCTCAAAAGTAGATATCCCAGCTGGGGTACGCATCATGTCTCTCAAAGAACTCAAGGAGGTCTCTCCAAGGCTGAAAGGATTCCCTGTGCTTGCGTTTTTGAGAGGTATTGAACCTGGGGAAGGATGGATAACGTATTGGATAAGGTCAATCGACGGGCCCAACACAATCCCGCCAACGTCCCTCTACAAGATAACTCAACTCACGTCACAGTATTTCCACGAGATGAGGGCCGTTGGTAAGCAGGGAATCGTAATAGTTGAGGCCCCAGAATTCCTGAGACTTTACAATGACCTCAGGGGTGTTCTGAAGATGCTCTCAGCACTCAGGGACATGGCGCTTCTGTTCAACGGCACGTTAATCATCGTCACTGAGAAGGATGTCTGGAAAAAAGAAGAGTGGAGCCTGCTAACCAGGACGCTCCAGTGACCGATTTACTCCTTATATTTCGCTATGAGCTCTGCCAGAATTCTGTGGTGCTCTTTTTCGTTTTCGACCAGCGCCTCAGCAAGTCCCTTGAACAGGGGGTGAGTCATCTTCTCGGCCATCTTCTGATAGGTTTCTATCATGTCCTTCTCTATCTCAAGGTGCATCTCGGCAAAGCGCTTAACCAGTGCCCTCTGTTCAGGAGAAAGCTCTATCTCCTTAACTTCAGATATCGGCCCCTCTCCGACGAGCTTTTCCAGTTCCTTCTGAGCATCGAGGATGGCCTTCATAAGGTGTTTGTGGATTATCGTGTCAACGGCTATCCTGCCGACGACTTCCTCAACCTTGGTGTATCTTAATCCCTGGCCCCTCACAAGGGCGAGGCCATCGGTGTAGCTTGAGGCGGCCTTTTTTTCCGTCTCATATGCCTTCTTAACGAGTGGTTCAACCATGCACATCACCCGAACTATATGGACATCGAACCTTAATAACGGTTTTCATCGAGCATAACAGTGCATCAAACTACCGCTTAGTGCACGAGAATCGAAGGAAAGGGATGGAAAAGAGGAAGGAAACGGTCATAGTTCGACCTTTATTCCCGTCTCCTCTTCAACCTCGTCAAAACCTTCCTTCATGTACTTGCCGAGCTCTTCATCAACTTCAAGGAGCGCCGCGAAGAACTCCCCAACGTGCTCCTTCTCCTCGTTGGCGACGTCGTAGAAGATGTGCTTTATCCTCTCATCTTCAACAAGCTCGGCCAGCTGCTCGTAGAAGCTTATGGCGTCGAGCTCGGCCTCAATTGCCCAGCGGAGGGCCTGAGAAATTTCCCTCTTTGAGAGGGGCTTCTCCCGTCCGATAAGGTAGGGTTTTTCGGCGAGCATGGTATCACCCCAGTACAGTACACCCGGAGGCTAATAACCTTTTCACCTCAGGAATTTCGACACAAAGGGGCTCTCCCCCGGTTTGGCCAGTCTGAAGTGGCCGCTCGGTTTGCCGGTGAGGAGCTCCTCAAACCAGGCCTCGTGCTCTATCTCCTCATGAAGGATTGCCAGGGCCAGGTCGTAGGTCCTCGGGTCTTTTCCGAAGGTGTATTTGCATATCTCGGTGTAAACACCGACCGCACAGCGTTCCGCCTCCAGGAGAACCTTCAGGATGTTTTCGACCGTTGGCTCCTCCGGCAGGTAGGCGTCACGGCACCATGCCATCTTTGAGAAATCGACGATATCCTTTGGAAGCTCCCCGCCGAGTTCGTATATCCTCGGAACGAGGGCCTCAAAATGGTTCCTGTCCTCAAGGCGGGCATCCTCAACTATCTCCTTTATAGTCTCGCCCTCCATCCCAGCGGCGTGGTTTCTCAGGACAGTGTAGTAGTAATAGGTCGTAAACTCCGCGGCTGCAGCTTTCAGCAGCATGTTCAGGAGTTTCTCAACGTCTATTCCGGCCTTCTCAACGAGTCTTCGGTTGTGTTCAGACATAGTTTTCACCATAGACCGTTGGCATTTCTACTTAATAAAGCTTTCTATTTAGAAGTTGTTTCTAATTAGAAAAACTTATAAGTTCATCCGCTTACGTTAAATCATGTGGAAGGAAAAGGCCATCAGACGGCTCAAGGAGAGTGGCTACAAGCTCACGCCTCAGCGGCTCAAACTGGTGGAGATACTGGAGAGAATGGGTGATGAGCATCCCTCGCTCAAGGACGTTCTTGGTGAAATCAAGGTCGAATTCCCCACCATGAGCTTTTCCACCCTCTACTCCAACGTCCTGACGCTGAAAGAGCTCGGACTGCTCGAACTTTTCTCGCTGGACGGGGAGACAAGGTTGGAGCTCAACACTGAGCCGCATATCAACCTGATAAGCGGGGGCAAAGTTATCGACCTCAACGACCCGGAGATAATCGAAAGGATAAGGAAAAAGATCGGTCGGAATGTCAAGCTCGTCAACGTTATCCTCGATTAGTCCACCTCCAGGCTGAAATCCTGGTAGTCCATCCAGATGCCGGTCTTCATGACGGAATCATACTGGGCCTTCAAAAGCTCGTAGTGGGCCTTCTCTATTCTTGCCAGCTCCTCAAACACGCGCTTAACGTCATCGTGCTCCGCCTCCCTAGCGGCCTTCTCGTAAAACTCCCATGTCTTTTTCTCCTGCCCCATACCTATTCTCACTGCGTCCACTTCACTCAGATTTCTTTCATCGGCCTTCACAAGAAGACTCTCAAGGGCAACCAAGTCAACTGCGGGGAGTTCGCATTTCTCTATGAGCTTCTCGACGAACTTTTCCTCGAACAGCTCCCAGTGGTCGGCCTCCTCCCTCGCGAGGAAGAGGAACATCCTCCTCGCCCTATTGTCCTCGGCCTTCTTGGCCAGCCTTATGTAGAACTTCAATTCGGCCTTCTCAACCTCAAGGGCCAAGGCCAAAGCCTCAAGCTCGTTCATAACATCACCAAAAAACTTTAGGAACTCGGGCATAATAACCTTTGGTGGACAGGGATGGGTATCGAAAAGGTTCAAGAGCCCCTCTCGCTTAAGGACGAACTGCTCCACTTTGTTTTTCGGGTTTATCGGGGCACTGATGGGGCCTATCCAGCTCTTGAATGGGTAGAGGAGAAGCCAAGCATCGATGACTTCGAAGGCTTCAGGGAAGTCTACGAGCCGTTCCTTGAGTTCAGGCTGGGGAAAGAGTTCGATGAGCTCTACATACTGAGGGACGAAGAGGGCAGAATAACCGGCACCGTGGCCTTGGTTTACGACCTCAAAGGCAAGGACGTCTGGTGGGTGCCGGACGAAATCAAGGACGGAAAGACGGGACTCATCGAGTTCTTCATGGTTGAGCCAACATACAGGGGCAAGGGATACGGCTCAAAGCTCCTGGAGTTCGCTATAGAGAGACTTAGGAAGCTTGGTAGAGAGGCGTACGTTATAACGTTCCCTGAGCTTGAGGCTTATTCATATTATATAAGAAAGGGCTTCGTCAAGGTGATGGACTACAGGGAGTTCGTGGTGCTGAAAAGGAAATGACTGGGCAGATGTGCCCAGGAATCCTTTTATATGTCCGCAGAGAAGCCAAATTAGTGAGGTTTATGAAAAAAGAAATCTTTGCGGTTCTCGTCCTTCTTCTCCTAATCGGCGGCACCTACCTTCTGGCGGGAAAGGAAAGGGGAGGGCCGGTTGACGATTACACCGTCCAGACAGGGGGCGTCATCCAGGTCACCGGTCTGATCGAGAGGTCGTACAACATCACCTAAGATGAGCTATCCAGACTCCCGGCAAAGAATGTGGAAGCCCCCCTCTACTGCGTCGGCGAACCCGGAAAGGTAAGGAAGAACGGGACATGGAAGGGCGTCCCCCTGAAGACCGTTCTTGAACTCGCTGGCCCACAGGGCGGGGCGTACAAGGTGGCCCTCTACGCCAGTGACGGATTCACCACGGACTTCTACCTCAACACGGTGATGGGGGACGAGAACATCATCATAGCCTATGAGTTCAACGGCGAGCCAATAACACCCAGAATAGTCGCTCCCGGAAGGTGGGGCTACAAGTGGATAAAGTACCTTACGAAAATTGAACTTGTGAGCTATGACTTCAAGGGCACCTGGGAGAGCGCCGGCTATCCCGACGACGCTTACATAACCGACGGCTCATCCCCCGGCAGGTGAGGAGATGAAGGCAAAAACCGCCCTAACTCTGGTCGAGTGGACTTCCCTGCCCCTGCTCCTTCTGGCGGGGCTGCTTGTCATCAGTGGCTACGGGCTGACGAGTGAAGCCGCGAGAAACGCATCCCTGGGAGTTTTGACGTTTCCACTCTCGCAGACTATACACCTGAGCAGAGCGATCAAGCTCGGCTTTGTCTCCCTCCTTCTCCTCCACACCTACGCAGGAACGGGGATGCTGGCAAAGAAGGTGGAAAAGAGAGGCCATTCGAGGCTTGCGGCACTGCTGGAGTACGCCGTGCTGGCCTTCCTAATCTATGTCGGCTGGATAGCGGTGAACGGGGAGTTTGGAGGATAGGCCCATCACAAATCTCGACCCCTGTTATCTCCCACGGGCCGGAACATTTTCACTATGTCTTGAGTTATCTGCCCGAATTCCCCCTCCAGATAAACCTTTCCACCGCTGATGACCACCCCATAGTCGGCAAGCGCCTCAAAGGGCTCCCATATGTGGCTTATGATGACAAAACTCCTGCCCCGTTCTTTCCATCTTTTGATTATGCCGACGATCTCGGGGACGCTCTCAAAGTCAAGGTTGGCCAGCGGCTCGTCGAGGAACACAACCTCGGGTTCCCCCACGAAGGCCTGCGCGAGGGAGAGGCGCTTCAGCATTCCGGAGGAGTAGCCGTCTATCCTCCTGTCGAGGGCTTCCTCAATGCCGAAGAGCCTGGCCGCCTTTTCGACATCACCCGGATTCGCGCCCCGCGCTCGGGCTATGAACTCCAGCCACTCCCTCCCCGTGGTGAGCTTGGGAAACCTGCCGGGATCGAAGGCCACGCCGATGCTCTCCCTCGTCTCAGGGTGGCGCCAGGGATCCTTTCCGAGGAGCCTCACGGTTCCCTTCGTTGGCCTATATAGGCCGAGCGAGACCTTCATGAAGGTGCTCTTTCCGCCGCCGTTTGGGCCAAGTATCAGGGTCAGACCTTCCGGTATTTCCACCGTAATCCCCTGGAGGGCCTTTATCGGTCCGAAGTACTTGTGGAGGTTCTCAGCCTCGATTATCGCCTTCATTTTCTGACACCTCCGATGAGCGTCAGTGCCAGAAGCCCGCCGAAGGCCGCCGAAGCCCATAGATGGGCCGACTTCTGCTCCCCGGGGAACCCAACATCGACGGGGGTTATCGTTATGGTGATGCCCTGAGTGGAGTTCCCGCTGAACTCGTAAAAGCCGGGGTGGGGAAAGACCAGCGTGAAGGCTCTGTTGCCGTTCACCTCCCCGGTGAATATTACCTCCCCAGTCTGGACGTCCCGTATCCTGAACTCACCAGTTCCAACGGCGTAGAGCTTCACCGAGGCCATTGAAGATATGTATACAGCGCTTCTTTCCCGCCCTGCCACGAAGGCGGTTTTGTAGTGAACGTCGCTCGGCTTGAGGTTCGACTGCAGAACCAGGGAGACCAGGGAGAGAAGCATAAGGGCAAGGAGGAGCGCCCGAAGGAGCCTCATCTCACGTCCCTCCAGCGGCCGATGAGCAGATAGAGAGCCACCAGCACCAGCGCCGGAAGAAGGGTCAGTCTCAGAAAACCCCAGGAAAACACTGGATCGCTCAGGATCGAGATTGTGGCCGACTTGTAGTCCACGAGGAGGTTTCGCCACGGTACCGGCCCGTACCATGTTGTTCCCAGGAAGAGGGGAAGGTATAGTGCCACGAAGCCCCCAAAAATCGAGACGTAGGTGTTCGGTGATGCTATCGCTATCACCGCCGCAACCGAGGTCATAAAGAACAGCACCGCGAGGTAGAAGAACGCCATTGGGACGGTGTAGACCCTCAGAACTCCGGTCACTGCATCGGGAGTGGCCGCGAAGTGGAGGGCAAAGACGAGAACGTGAACCGAGAGAAGGAAGAGAAAGAGAACCAGGAGCACCGCCAGAAACTTAGCGAGGAGTATCTTAACCCTAGAAACGGGAAGGGAATAGACTGAGAGAGCTACGCCCTCGTCCCTCTCCAGCCTCACGGCCAGCGTTATGATGAAGGGAACCAGTATCGCCAGGAGCAGGTAAACGTCGCCGGTGAAGGCCTCCCTAAAGATTGAACCCAGTATCTCAACCCCGTACGGCCCCCCGTGGAAACCCGCGCTCCAGGTGAGATAGTACCTCTTCATCACGGTTCCAACGAGAACGGCCCCGGCGGAGGCGAGGGCCAGATTTAAAGGGGAGCGGAGCTCCCAGCGAAGGATTTCCTTCACCGCCCCCACCTCCAGAGGACAAGCACACCAAGGACGACAACGATTCCAGCCACGGCCATGATGGCCGTTTTCGAGGGGCCCTCCTCGGGGAGCTCCGCCGGTTGGGTGAAGTCTATGTTGGTCTCTGCCAGAGCGAGACCGAAGGGCGGCATCTTGCTGCCCTTCTTGATATCCTCCTCGTGTTCCCTCGCGAACTCAGTATCCTGGAGCACGGCGTTGCTTATGCCAAGGGCCTTCCACACGGGGCTGAAGGGCGTAAAGAAGGCTATCGCCAGGCCACTCGACCCGTCGTAGAGGATAACGTCCTTTCCGACGGTCCCGTTGAGGTTCATCATGTTCGTGTAGGCCATATAGACCGGGGCGTTGAAGTCGCCGTAGTAGGTCATCGCCGTCGAGTTTATCATCTTGACCGTCTCCACCTTCAGGCCGGGCAGTATCTCAAGCCCTGTAACGTTGGCCGGGCTTTCAGTCCAGAAGAAGTTCATTCCTTCGTAAATTCCGTTGACGTAGATATCGCCCGTTTTCAGGTCAAGCTCGAAAGTTCCGCTCCGGGTGAAGTTCTCGGGTATGTACGAGTCGTTGAAGAGGTTGCCCCTGCCCTCAACTACCACCAAACCCGCCCTGTAATGTTCAGTCTGCTCCGTGTAGCTATCCCCGCACACCGTAACGTTTCCGGTTTCGGAGGTTATCCTTACACACTCCCCGCCGCTGAAGCTGTATTTCTCCTGATACTGCCGGAGAAGTTCCCTGGCGGTCTCTTCGTCCATAACCTTAACGACCTTCCTCGTGCAGTTAATCCCCTGAAGCAGAACACCAACCTGGGCTTTATCGCCGGTGACCTTGAGAACGCGCCACGTGAGCTCGACGTAGGGGCAGTAATAGCTGATAGAGCCGTTTTGCTCCCGGGGAATCTGTATAACGTTCCCCCCTCCAATATTTGCCCCGGATCCTCTGTTTGCCAGGGAGCGGGAAACGTACTTGGCGTAGATGCCCTCTTTGAACCAGTAGGGAGTTGCCGAAGTTAGAGGCGCCAGCAATAGAAGGAGAGCCAGAACCACCGCCAACCGTTTCATGCTACCTCCCCCAAGGCACGAAAACTGCCCAAAATCCATCGCCCCCCCAAATGGGGTTCTGCACATGATGTTACGTTTTTACAATTTATTAGCCTTTCGGTGTTCGAGAGTTTTGATGAAACGATCACACAGCGCAGAAAATAA
Proteins encoded:
- a CDS encoding class II SORL domain-containing protein, which translates into the protein MLSGTIKSGDWRGEKHVPVIEYEKDGDLVKVEVSVGKEIPHPNTPEHHIAWIELYFHPEGENFPVLVGRVAFTNHSDPLTEPRAVFFFRTQKKGKLYALSYCNIHGLWENEVALE
- a CDS encoding iron-sulfur cluster assembly protein; the encoded protein is MSLFNFLRPQKTPKRGPRNLPPEVSEVVRILEKVKDPETGLNIVEEGLLYGLTVKENTVEVFLLMARATPECHACQMLAINVQSKILDGIVSVLRREGFNKIKVYNELGLLLAEG
- a CDS encoding DUF835 domain-containing protein; its protein translation is MTTNLELFIVFVKLGMTLVFLRAFIKSKRRSALLLSLGWLTSATLPARIPSFYGIQIAPILMGVATSFTLLGILLLVEEETGRRSPLAMHVTLPIIPAAYGTLEATMSRSCANTYAVSGALLLIGGVVLIEFLSRYYHERAKLFGMVIVISGMASMVYPLIYFNGFISDDMVVYSAALLAVLTAYAYYELIYSRRFLAVDKIRSEDGLSKVDIPAGVRIMSLKELKEVSPRLKGFPVLAFLRGIEPGEGWITYWIRSIDGPNTIPPTSLYKITQLTSQYFHEMRAVGKQGIVIVEAPEFLRLYNDLRGVLKMLSALRDMALLFNGTLIIVTEKDVWKKEEWSLLTRTLQ
- a CDS encoding ferritin family protein, whose amino-acid sequence is MCMVEPLVKKAYETEKKAASSYTDGLALVRGQGLRYTKVEEVVGRIAVDTIIHKHLMKAILDAQKELEKLVGEGPISEVKEIELSPEQRALVKRFAEMHLEIEKDMIETYQKMAEKMTHPLFKGLAEALVENEKEHHRILAELIAKYKE
- a CDS encoding ferritin family protein; the protein is MLAEKPYLIGREKPLSKREISQALRWAIEAELDAISFYEQLAELVEDERIKHIFYDVANEEKEHVGEFFAALLEVDEELGKYMKEGFDEVEEETGIKVEL
- the dps gene encoding DNA protection during starvation protein, whose product is MSEHNRRLVEKAGIDVEKLLNMLLKAAAAEFTTYYYYTVLRNHAAGMEGETIKEIVEDARLEDRNHFEALVPRIYELGGELPKDIVDFSKMAWCRDAYLPEEPTVENILKVLLEAERCAVGVYTEICKYTFGKDPRTYDLALAILHEEIEHEAWFEELLTGKPSGHFRLAKPGESPFVSKFLR
- a CDS encoding Fur family transcriptional regulator, which gives rise to MWKEKAIRRLKESGYKLTPQRLKLVEILERMGDEHPSLKDVLGEIKVEFPTMSFSTLYSNVLTLKELGLLELFSLDGETRLELNTEPHINLISGGKVIDLNDPEIIERIRKKIGRNVKLVNVILD
- a CDS encoding ferritin-like domain-containing protein; the protein is MNELEALALALEVEKAELKFYIRLAKKAEDNRARRMFLFLAREEADHWELFEEKFVEKLIEKCELPAVDLVALESLLVKADERNLSEVDAVRIGMGQEKKTWEFYEKAAREAEHDDVKRVFEELARIEKAHYELLKAQYDSVMKTGIWMDYQDFSLEVD
- a CDS encoding GNAT family N-acetyltransferase, yielding MGIEKVQEPLSLKDELLHFVFRVYRGTDGAYPALEWVEEKPSIDDFEGFREVYEPFLEFRLGKEFDELYILRDEEGRITGTVALVYDLKGKDVWWVPDEIKDGKTGLIEFFMVEPTYRGKGYGSKLLEFAIERLRKLGREAYVITFPELEAYSYYIRKGFVKVMDYREFVVLKRK
- a CDS encoding molybdopterin-dependent oxidoreductase, with amino-acid sequence MEAPLYCVGEPGKVRKNGTWKGVPLKTVLELAGPQGGAYKVALYASDGFTTDFYLNTVMGDENIIIAYEFNGEPITPRIVAPGRWGYKWIKYLTKIELVSYDFKGTWESAGYPDDAYITDGSSPGR
- a CDS encoding ABC transporter ATP-binding protein; the encoded protein is MKAIIEAENLHKYFGPIKALQGITVEIPEGLTLILGPNGGGKSTFMKVSLGLYRPTKGTVRLLGKDPWRHPETRESIGVAFDPGRFPKLTTGREWLEFIARARGANPGDVEKAARLFGIEEALDRRIDGYSSGMLKRLSLAQAFVGEPEVVFLDEPLANLDFESVPEIVGIIKRWKERGRSFVIISHIWEPFEALADYGVVISGGKVYLEGEFGQITQDIVKMFRPVGDNRGRDL
- a CDS encoding ABC transporter permease, which codes for MKEILRWELRSPLNLALASAGAVLVGTVMKRYYLTWSAGFHGGPYGVEILGSIFREAFTGDVYLLLAILVPFIITLAVRLERDEGVALSVYSLPVSRVKILLAKFLAVLLVLFLFLLSVHVLVFALHFAATPDAVTGVLRVYTVPMAFFYLAVLFFMTSVAAVIAIASPNTYVSIFGGFVALYLPLFLGTTWYGPVPWRNLLVDYKSATISILSDPVFSWGFLRLTLLPALVLVALYLLIGRWRDVR